A single region of the Opitutus sp. genome encodes:
- a CDS encoding porin → MIKHLSKISGVAAFAVIASSASAEVKLDDNFTIDGYAIAAYAKNEAATNTESFFSSGDKMLDAVKLALNGTYGDFKSRASVYSVPSDTNGTAAGNDSTTGLLDAYVTYTKGEIALTVGKFNNYLGYESFDSPNNAFMTSGPADNFGYVASYATGAKLDYTTKEFATGFSVRDSLQRDGFFKGDGDFSDDIGTEVYFMYTGIEKLTVFTGMGYENTDGATAKDLYTYNVWASYALTDKLTLVGSYASTSDFVSLSYTLQASYAVSDALSLAARYGAVDGEAALIGDSTNYTEYGVAGTYTLTKNFAIKSEVNKKNLIDGQKDAFFYAVQGIFKF, encoded by the coding sequence ATGATTAAGCACCTGTCCAAGATCTCCGGAGTCGCCGCCTTCGCGGTCATTGCCTCGTCCGCTTCTGCGGAAGTGAAGCTCGATGATAATTTCACGATCGATGGTTATGCCATCGCTGCGTACGCAAAGAATGAGGCTGCAACTAACACAGAAAGTTTCTTCAGTTCTGGCGACAAGATGCTTGATGCCGTTAAGCTCGCGCTGAATGGCACTTATGGTGATTTCAAGAGTCGCGCGAGTGTTTACTCGGTTCCTTCTGATACCAATGGCACGGCCGCAGGCAACGACTCGACCACCGGCCTGCTCGATGCCTACGTGACTTACACCAAGGGTGAAATCGCCCTGACGGTCGGTAAGTTCAACAACTACTTGGGTTATGAATCGTTTGATTCCCCAAACAATGCCTTCATGACGTCCGGCCCTGCCGACAACTTTGGTTATGTCGCCAGCTACGCCACGGGCGCCAAGTTGGATTACACCACCAAGGAATTCGCCACCGGTTTTTCGGTACGTGATTCTTTGCAGCGGGATGGGTTTTTCAAGGGTGATGGCGATTTCTCGGATGACATCGGTACCGAGGTTTACTTCATGTACACCGGTATTGAGAAGCTGACCGTTTTCACCGGCATGGGCTATGAAAACACCGATGGCGCAACGGCCAAAGATCTCTATACCTACAACGTTTGGGCTTCTTACGCCCTCACGGACAAGTTGACCCTAGTTGGCTCCTACGCCAGCACTTCGGACTTCGTTTCGTTATCCTACACCTTGCAGGCTAGCTACGCTGTCAGCGATGCCCTCTCCCTTGCTGCTCGTTACGGCGCAGTGGACGGTGAAGCTGCTCTCATCGGTGATTCCACCAACTACACCGAGTACGGTGTTGCTGGTACCTACACGCTGACCAAGAACTTTGCGATCAAGTCGGAAGTGAACAAAAAGAACCTGATCGATGGTCAGAAGGATGCGTTTTTCTACGCCGTCCAAGGTATCTTCAAGTTCTAA
- the sucC gene encoding ADP-forming succinate--CoA ligase subunit beta produces MNIHEYQAKALFEKFGVPVPKGVAAKSAAEFESALAQLPDAPVVVKSQIHAGGRGKGTFTDGFKGGVKFAKTKADALDYANKMFNNTLVTIQTGPAGRKVQTIYFTQACDIKKEYYLAILLDRATSKPVIVASTEGGVDIETVAHETPEKLFKIFVDPAYGLADFQVRELVFKLGFNAAEAKNAAKLIRGLYTFFWETDAAMVEVNPLITTPDDKVLALDAKVSFDSNALYRHPEIVALRDLAEEDHKEIEASKFGLSYIALDGNIACLVNGAGLAMSTMDIIKHYGGNPANFLDVGGGATKDQVIAAFKIILGDTNVKGIFVNIFGGIMDCNVIATGIVEAVKEVGLKLPLVVRLEGNNVATGKATLAASGLSLVSGDTMADAAQKIVKLVA; encoded by the coding sequence ATGAACATCCACGAATACCAGGCCAAGGCGCTCTTTGAGAAGTTCGGAGTGCCCGTACCCAAGGGCGTTGCCGCCAAATCCGCCGCTGAATTTGAGTCTGCGCTCGCGCAACTCCCCGACGCTCCGGTCGTCGTCAAATCCCAGATCCACGCCGGCGGGCGCGGCAAGGGTACGTTCACGGACGGCTTCAAGGGTGGCGTCAAGTTCGCCAAGACCAAGGCCGACGCGCTCGATTACGCCAACAAGATGTTCAACAACACGCTGGTCACCATCCAGACCGGCCCGGCCGGCCGCAAGGTGCAGACGATCTACTTCACCCAGGCCTGCGACATCAAAAAGGAATACTACCTGGCCATCCTGCTCGACCGCGCCACTTCCAAGCCGGTGATCGTCGCCTCCACCGAGGGCGGCGTCGACATCGAGACCGTCGCCCACGAAACCCCTGAAAAGTTGTTCAAGATTTTCGTCGATCCGGCCTACGGACTGGCCGATTTCCAAGTGCGCGAGTTGGTCTTCAAGCTCGGATTCAACGCCGCCGAAGCCAAGAACGCCGCCAAGCTCATCCGCGGGCTCTACACCTTCTTCTGGGAAACCGACGCCGCCATGGTGGAAGTTAACCCGCTCATCACCACCCCCGACGACAAGGTCCTGGCGCTCGACGCCAAGGTTTCCTTCGACTCCAACGCCCTCTATCGCCACCCCGAGATCGTCGCCCTGCGCGACCTCGCCGAGGAAGACCACAAGGAGATCGAGGCCTCCAAGTTCGGCCTCTCCTACATCGCTCTCGATGGTAACATCGCCTGCTTGGTCAACGGTGCCGGCCTGGCCATGAGCACCATGGACATCATCAAGCACTACGGCGGCAACCCGGCCAACTTCCTCGATGTCGGCGGTGGCGCCACCAAGGACCAGGTCATCGCCGCGTTCAAAATCATCCTCGGTGATACCAACGTGAAGGGTATTTTTGTTAACATTTTCGGCGGCATCATGGACTGCAACGTCATCGCCACCGGCATCGTCGAAGCCGTGAAGGAAGTCGGCCTCAAGCTGCCGCTCGTTGTGCGCCTCGAAGGCAACAACGTCGCCACCGGCAAGGCCACCCTCGCCGCCTCCGGTTTGTCATTGGTTTCCGGTGACACCATGGCCGACGCCGCCCAGAAGATCGTCAAACTCGTCGCCTGA
- the sucD gene encoding succinate--CoA ligase subunit alpha, whose protein sequence is MSILITPSTKILVQGITGDFGGRHAKLSLDYGTQIVAGVTPGKGGLFFEHGTHKVPIFNSVADAVAATGATVAVVYVPPPFAGDAILEGVDAGLDLVVAITEGIPIKDMIRVKRAITGSKTRLVGPNCPGVVTPGTGPDSTGGCRIGIAPGYIHKKGHVGVVSRSGTLTYEAVFQLTSKGIGQSTAVGIGGDPVNGTSHLDIIKLFNEDPDTHAIILIGEIGGNAEVEAARWIKANCKKPVAGFIAGATAPAGRRMGHAGAIVGGVEDTAAAKIAVFKECGIEVAETPSDMADALLRAAKVKGVTLS, encoded by the coding sequence ATGTCTATTCTCATCACTCCCTCGACCAAGATTCTCGTGCAAGGCATCACCGGCGACTTCGGTGGCCGCCACGCCAAGCTCTCTCTCGACTACGGCACTCAGATCGTCGCCGGCGTCACCCCCGGCAAGGGCGGCCTGTTCTTCGAACACGGCACCCACAAGGTGCCCATTTTCAACTCCGTGGCCGACGCCGTCGCCGCCACCGGTGCAACGGTCGCCGTCGTCTACGTGCCGCCGCCCTTCGCAGGCGACGCCATTTTGGAAGGCGTTGACGCCGGCCTCGACCTCGTGGTCGCCATCACCGAGGGCATTCCGATCAAGGACATGATCCGCGTGAAGCGCGCCATCACCGGCAGCAAGACCCGCCTGGTCGGCCCGAACTGCCCTGGCGTCGTCACCCCCGGCACCGGCCCGGATTCCACCGGCGGCTGCCGCATCGGCATCGCTCCCGGCTACATTCACAAGAAGGGCCACGTCGGCGTGGTTTCCCGCTCCGGCACGCTCACCTACGAGGCGGTATTCCAACTCACATCCAAGGGCATCGGCCAGTCCACCGCGGTGGGCATCGGCGGCGACCCGGTCAACGGCACCAGCCACCTCGATATCATCAAACTGTTCAACGAAGACCCGGACACGCACGCCATCATCCTGATCGGCGAAATTGGCGGCAACGCCGAGGTCGAGGCTGCCCGTTGGATCAAGGCCAACTGCAAAAAGCCGGTGGCTGGTTTCATCGCCGGTGCGACTGCTCCCGCGGGCCGTCGTATGGGCCACGCCGGCGCCATCGTCGGTGGTGTTGAAGACACCGCAGCGGCCAAGATCGCAGTGTTTAAAGAGTGCGGCATCGAGGTTGCCGAAACTCCCTCCGACATGGCCGACGCGCTCCTGCGCGCCGCCAAGGTCAAGGGCGTCACCCTGAGCTAA